From the genome of Mucilaginibacter paludis DSM 18603:
AGATCCCGATGACGGATGTACCCATCGGTTATGTGGGTGTGGTGATATCCTACATTGGCGAGGACGGTAAAGATGTTACCGGCGATAGCTTTAAACATGGTAACATTGTAGGCAAAGGTTTCCGTGGCGTGTGGATGGAGCCGCTTGGCCCGGGTAAGTACCCCATCAATACCTTTACCATGAAGATGGAACTGGTACCCACAACCAACCTGGTGCTCAACTGGGCCAACGCCAGGAGCGAATCGCACAATCTGGACCGTAACCTGAGCACCATTACCGTACGGTCAAAAGATGGCTTCCCCTTTAACCTGGATGTGGCCCAGATTATCCATATCCCGGCAAACGAGGCGCCAAAGGTAATTGCCCGCTTTGGCAGCATGTTGAACCTGGTATCGCAAGTGCTGGAGCCAACTATCGGTAACTACTTCCGTAACTCGGCGCAAGACAGTGATGTGATCTCCTTCCTCACCTCCCGTAAGGAAAGGCAGGAATCGGCCAAGGAGCATATCCGCATTGTGCTGGAAGAATATAACGTGAATGCCGTTGATACGCTGATAGGTGACATTGTGCCACCGGAAGCGCTGATGAAAACCTTAACCGACCGTAAGATTGCGCAGGAAGAGGAAAAAACTTACGAAACCCAACGGATGGCACAGGTACAGCGCCAGGGAGTGGAAAAGGAAACCGCTATTGCCGAAATCCAAAAGGAAATTGTAAAGGCACAACAAAGTGTGGAGATTGCGCAACGTACAGCTGATGCCGCGGTAAAAAAATCGGAAGGTGAAGCAACCAGCTTAAAACTACAGGTAAACGCCGAAGCCGCCGCTACCAAAATGCGCGCCGAAGCCGAAGCTGATGCCACCCGTTTACGCGCCGGCGCACAAGCCGAATCAACCAGGTTAAATGCATCTGCCGAAGCCGAAAAAATCTCAAAAACAGGTTTGGCCGAAGCCGAGAAAATTATGGCCATCGGTAAATCAACCGCCGAAGCTTATGAGCTACAGGTAAAGGCCATGGGTGGCGATAACTTTACAAAATTTAAAATCACAGAAGAAATTGGTAAGGGCCACATTAAGGTAATACCTGATGTGTTGATTGGGGGTACCAATGGATCTGACGGCCCCATCAGCGGTTTATTAGGATTGAAACTGATGGAGATGATGGATACCGAAAAATTTGCTAAAGTCGATAAAAGGCTTCCTGCAATAGATCAGGATCAGCAGGATAAAAAATAAATTCGGCAAGTTTAATTAAGCCATTTCGGGCAAGGTATGGAAGTTTCCGCACCGCCCGGAATGGCTTTTTCGTTATCAATTGATTATCAATTCTGTTTTTTTTAAAATCAGATGAAGAATATACTCCCCCTCAGGGCCAATATACTAAGAAATAGAAGATGTGAATGCAGCATTATCCGTGTCTTATAATCGCTCGTATAGTACACACCCCTCCACCCCTCTCGAGAGGCAGGGCTGTTGCGTTCTAAGTGAGTAACTGTTTCAATCTGCCGATGTCATTGCAAACGAGTCTTTGTGCTTGTGCTATATTTTGAAAGCCATGAGCTCTGAAAACGTTAATAGCGATGTTTCTAAACACCGATATATTTTCTGGTGCATGAGAAGTTCTAATGCGGGAGGCATCCTCTTTAAACGTGACATCCTTTACCCAATGTAGCTTATTCTCTATCCCCCAATGACTTCTGATTCCATAGCATAACAATTGTGCATTTTCCCTCACACTGCTGATATAGAATGCGCAATCCTCACTGATCTTATTTTTGTCTTTTACCCAACGCTCTACCTTGATTACCTGACTGGCGCCTATCCAGGCTTTACTGATTTCTTCTGGCGCCGGGCATATACATACCGATCTGCGCTCTGTACGTCCTTTATTTTTCTCCAATTCAACGAACTTGCTGCAAACCTTTGCTGTATCCGATGTCAGCGCCGCTATTTTTTCATAAAGGCCCTTTTGATTCTTTTTTACGCCTATCATATAATCATTATTCGTACCTATTATCAGCTCAACTGTTTTTTTTGGCAATGTAAGGCGTCAAGCGTAAACGTTACCCCTTCCAATCCCAGTTCAGCAATAAGCTTGCGTACCACCGGAATTTCACTTTCCTTTGAATTGTCTACAAGACCCTGGGCTAATACTTGACCACGGCTCCCATTATAGATACTCACCAAATTTACAAATCGCTGTTTTTCAAGCGCATAATCACTCATTGTCCCTTTGATCGCTTTGCCATCTATATTCATCCATTCATTTTTATTGATTTCTGTATACTGACTGGCCCATTGATAAAAAACTTCGCTTAAACTTTCAAAATCTAAATTCTGCAGTACACGCCTCACGGTATAAAACGTAGGCAAACGGGATTTTTTCGGAGTGAAATAAGTCAAAAGATCTTTTTGATTACGCTTTATAAAATCACCCAGAGCACGATAGCCGTAATAACCACTCATCGTCCCCATCACAAATAATAACAAAATAAACGTTTGGTCATGCCGCTGACCAGCCTTTCTACGCACGTCTGGCAACTTCTGCAAATAGGTTATGATGCCCTTGTCCATACTCTTTTTTCTGCAAATTTAAATCCTTCTTCTTTTAAATGCAACAGCCCTGCTCTCGAGAGGGGAATCGCACGGCCCACCGCCTGATTTTTCTTATATCTCATTGTAAATTAGTTTTTTTACCAAACTTCCCGCTTGAAGGGGCCGGTTTGGAAGTGTGGCTACCAGGGGTTTGTTTTGCTGCGCTACGCCCCCCAAACTCCTGTGTGAACTGGGCACCGGGTAACATCAAACCCTGCCGCAGGTATTCTTGATACCTTATTTCCGCTTCATCCGGCTATTAAATATCATTCCATTAAAAGCATGGTCGTTAAGTTTACCATCCAGGTTGTTTTGCTGCTGAACGGACAGCGTAGTATTCCCCATACTTTCAACCTTCGGCGAAGCAATGGCGTAGGTACCCACATCAATATACGACAGCGCGTGCGACAGCAGGCCTTCGGTTGGGTCGCCAAAATCTTTCGTCACATCGTCGGCAGAGAGGTAGCCCGGATAATCAGCGGAAGCGGGTGTCATACCGGCATAATATCCACCCTGGTTTGCAGCGTTTTTGGTTTCAAATTCGGTTATGTATAACTGATAACGGTTTATCGGGATATTAAAAAATCCAACTGGTTTTCCGTAGGATTTAGTACCAATCAACTTCACATCCATATGGGGCCGCAAATTATTGATGGTTAGCTCACTGGCAGAAGCGGTACGCCCGGTTACAATAAAAATAACCCGGTTACTACTCAGGTTAAGCGATTTTTTTTTCGAAAAAAGCACCGTGTTGTTAGCCTGACTAAATTCGCCGGGTTTAATATTAAACTGTGTATTTAATAAAGGGTGCTGATCGTTTTGTAATTTGTTATTATAAAACGCGGTGTACATTTTTGCACCCGACTTTGCCGCCGGAACAATTAAATTATCCAGATACTCAGCCGTAGATACATAACCGCCCCCGTTATAACGCAAATCAACCACCAGATCGGTTATGCCCTGGTTAATAAAATAATCAAAAGCGGCGTCAAGTTTAGGTTTAGCATTGATGCTATCTGTAAAAACCGAGAAAACAAGGTAGCCTACTTTTTTACCGCTGGATGTGTTATACACCGTATCTTTCATAACCGGGTTGGCCGTATAATTGGCGGCCGCAATATTCACCGCATAAGTTGTTCCATTGGCACGCCTCAATGTCATGCCGATGCTTTTGGCAGAAAGCGCAGCAGTAATAGCATTGAGATCGGTAGTATTATTTACATCCAAACCGGGAACATTCGCTATGCTCAAAATCAGATCGCCCCGGTGTAAACCGGCAGCTGCCGCTGGTGAGCCAGGGTTTACATATCTTACACGCAAATCCGTACTCGATATCGGTGTATAAACCGGGTAAAAACCAAAGTCGCCATTGTTTCCGCTTAAAACCTGCGAAGTTTCGCCCTGGTCTATAAATGAATACTTAGCGTGGCCACGGTTGCTGCTGTTATATTCGTAAGGATAATTGGTAACCGGGTTGATCTTAAATTGCGATATCGCGTCAACCTCGCCCTGCAATGCAGCCAAATCGTTTGATCCCATATATGATCGCGGATTAAAGGAGTTATAATCAGGCAAAGCATCATACCATAAATAGTCTTCCTTTGCATACAGGTAAACCGAATCTTTCACCATGTCGATACTCGCCGTCTGGTTATTTTTTTTACATGCCGAGGTTAGCGCTGCAAGTGTAGCCAAAATCAGGTAAAGGTATTTTTTCATAAGCGCTTACTTGTATAACCAATTGATCAATAAGTATTTTAACGCAAAGCTACTATATTAGTTCTATGGTATAAACTATTTATGCACTATCTCTATAAAGTCCACTCCACTTGCTTCGGCACATAATTGATCAGCCTCGCTATTCCCCATCATCACTATATCGCGACGCTCCAGGTTATGTTTTTTCAGGATATAATGAAGCGCGTCCGGCTCAGGTTTTGGTTTAATTTCGTCGGCAAAATAGCAGGTGAGGTATTGCTCAAGGCCGTGCCATTCCATTTGCCTTATTTTGTTGAGTTGCTGTTGCGGGTCACCATTGGTCAAAATAAACAGTTGCTTGCGGTCAACCACAGCTTCCTGCAATAAAGTTAAGGCTTGTTGATATAGCAACAGCTTTAAGGGCAGGCGCGCGGTTTGGTGCAGCAAGTTAAAGTTATACCGGTACTGCTCATTGATATTAAAACGCTCTTGCACCCGGTTAAATACGTGGGTGGCACCTTCTTCTTCCAGCGTTTTAGTCATCAGTTTGGTTAAAACCCGGGCATCAAACAACTCTTTATATTCTAAAAAACTGGCAAAAAGATAATATACCTGCAACAAGTAATCCTTTTCCGGATACAATACGTTATCCAGTTCGAGTACCAATGCTTTTTTGCGTGGTTCTAAATCAGCGTAAGTCAACATTAATCGGCAGTAAATAGGGTATACTCCTGGTTGTTTGTTTTAAAAAC
Proteins encoded in this window:
- a CDS encoding HAD family hydrolase, with product MLTYADLEPRKKALVLELDNVLYPEKDYLLQVYYLFASFLEYKELFDARVLTKLMTKTLEEEGATHVFNRVQERFNINEQYRYNFNLLHQTARLPLKLLLYQQALTLLQEAVVDRKQLFILTNGDPQQQLNKIRQMEWHGLEQYLTCYFADEIKPKPEPDALHYILKKHNLERRDIVMMGNSEADQLCAEASGVDFIEIVHK
- a CDS encoding S41 family peptidase → MKKYLYLILATLAALTSACKKNNQTASIDMVKDSVYLYAKEDYLWYDALPDYNSFNPRSYMGSNDLAALQGEVDAISQFKINPVTNYPYEYNSSNRGHAKYSFIDQGETSQVLSGNNGDFGFYPVYTPISSTDLRVRYVNPGSPAAAAGLHRGDLILSIANVPGLDVNNTTDLNAITAALSAKSIGMTLRRANGTTYAVNIAAANYTANPVMKDTVYNTSSGKKVGYLVFSVFTDSINAKPKLDAAFDYFINQGITDLVVDLRYNGGGYVSTAEYLDNLIVPAAKSGAKMYTAFYNNKLQNDQHPLLNTQFNIKPGEFSQANNTVLFSKKKSLNLSSNRVIFIVTGRTASASELTINNLRPHMDVKLIGTKSYGKPVGFFNIPINRYQLYITEFETKNAANQGGYYAGMTPASADYPGYLSADDVTKDFGDPTEGLLSHALSYIDVGTYAIASPKVESMGNTTLSVQQQNNLDGKLNDHAFNGMIFNSRMKRK
- a CDS encoding SPFH domain-containing protein → MNYVAVYWWVIIPILCLLFYKTILRIIFGMVMIPEDRIGLVTKKFVLYGENKELPDGRIIATKGEAGYQAKALAPGMYWFMFPWQYGVVLEAFTVIPEGKIGLVLSKDGAEIPTGNILGRKVDCDNFQDSEKFLLNGGQKGRQTAIITAGTYRINTQAFSVTISDMTVIRENMVGIITMMDGLPITQGQIAGKHVEGHNNFQDIDAFLINGGNRGLQPQIILAGSYNVNKWAVQIEEIPMTDVPIGYVGVVISYIGEDGKDVTGDSFKHGNIVGKGFRGVWMEPLGPGKYPINTFTMKMELVPTTNLVLNWANARSESHNLDRNLSTITVRSKDGFPFNLDVAQIIHIPANEAPKVIARFGSMLNLVSQVLEPTIGNYFRNSAQDSDVISFLTSRKERQESAKEHIRIVLEEYNVNAVDTLIGDIVPPEALMKTLTDRKIAQEEEKTYETQRMAQVQRQGVEKETAIAEIQKEIVKAQQSVEIAQRTADAAVKKSEGEATSLKLQVNAEAAATKMRAEAEADATRLRAGAQAESTRLNASAEAEKISKTGLAEAEKIMAIGKSTAEAYELQVKAMGGDNFTKFKITEEIGKGHIKVIPDVLIGGTNGSDGPISGLLGLKLMEMMDTEKFAKVDKRLPAIDQDQQDKK